One genomic region from Accipiter gentilis chromosome Z, bAccGen1.1, whole genome shotgun sequence encodes:
- the MED18 gene encoding mediator of RNA polymerase II transcription subunit 18: MEAPPVTMMPVTGGTINMMEYLLQGSVLDQSLESLLHRLRGLCDNMEPETFLDHEMVFLLKGQQASPFVLRARRSMDKSGMPWHLRYLGQPEIGDKNRHALVRNCVDIATSDNLTDFLVEMGFRMDHEFVAKGHMFRKGIMKIVVYKIFRILMPGNTESIEPLSLSYLVELNVVAPAGQDMVSDDMRNFAEQLKPLVHLEKIDPKRLM, encoded by the exons ATGGAGGCTCCCCCCGTGACCATGATGCCCGTCACGGGCGGCACCATCAACATGATGGAGTACCTGCTGCAAG GGAGCGTGTTGGACCAGAGCCTAGAGAGCCTGCTGCACCGCCTGCGCGGCCTCTGCGACAACATGGAGCCGGAGACCTTCCTGGACCACGAGATGGTGTTCCTGCTGAAGGGGCAGCAGGCCAGCCCCTTCGTGCTGCGGGCACGGCGGTCCATGGACAAGAGCGGGATGCCCTGGCATTTGCGCTACCTGGGCCAGCCCGAAATAGGCGACAAGAACCGCCACGCGCTGGTGCGCAACTGCGTCGACATCGCTACTTCAGACAACCTGACGGACTTCCTGGTGGAGATGGGCTTCCGCATGGACCACGAGTTTGTGGCCAAAGGGCACATGTTCCGCAAGGGCATCATGAAGATCGTGGTGTACAAGATCTTCCGCATCCTGATGCCAGGAAACACGGAGAGCATCGAGCCGCTCTCCCTCTCCTACCTGGTGGAGCTCAACGTGGTAGCACCGGCAGGACAGGACATGGTTTCTGATGACATGAGGAATTTTGCTGAGCAACTGAAGCCTCTAGTGCACCTGGAAAAAATCGACCCTAAAAGGCTAATGTGA